One Nocardioides aromaticivorans genomic window carries:
- a CDS encoding LuxR C-terminal-related transcriptional regulator: MGEQPAVSDLELDLWVRIQAGDFDGAFALATRLLTISTDRVQCGRVEAAIGLMMQRTGLMADSRDQFARALTLVGQSGPDRALVLAVASLSSVLSGSLEQAEAEASEAVVLAEQHGIDFAVRQSRTTLAAVHLGRGRLAEALACAEAAASYDDDGIGQAEYRSTAHVLLAMVLAELDRMDEAHAAIAEGVRIALEEGDTGQLAWYLASQAMLHFIDGGWEAARDEARRSLERAEATGALAARPLAWGIAACIEGLRGNVGDARVLIARARSHRLGPGGGLGEEWVALAVAATSADDDERYDALCEAWFRLRGMPSFLAWKVFAHPLVALAVQRGDRALAEAVSARVGAVAEAAGTASARATALCCAAALSGSAAGLDEGLALLRTAGRPLPLAFGCVAAARTAPDPVRRMAALREASAVFHRLGATTWSAEVARDLVRVSSEPAAAPARSGPWHLLTPGEQRVVRLAVEGLTNQLIAERLGVSPRTVQAQLASACRKCDVTGRVQLAGLFA; this comes from the coding sequence ATGGGCGAGCAGCCGGCGGTCTCCGACCTCGAGCTCGACCTGTGGGTGCGGATCCAGGCGGGCGACTTCGACGGCGCCTTCGCCCTCGCCACGCGCCTGCTGACGATCAGCACCGACCGGGTGCAGTGCGGCCGGGTCGAGGCCGCGATCGGGCTGATGATGCAGCGCACCGGGCTGATGGCCGACTCGCGCGACCAGTTCGCGCGGGCGCTCACCCTGGTCGGGCAGTCCGGTCCCGACCGCGCGCTCGTGCTGGCGGTCGCCTCGCTGTCGAGCGTCCTGTCCGGCTCGCTCGAGCAGGCCGAGGCGGAGGCGAGCGAGGCCGTCGTACTCGCTGAGCAGCACGGGATCGACTTCGCCGTGCGCCAGTCCCGCACCACGCTCGCCGCGGTGCACCTGGGCCGCGGCCGGCTCGCGGAGGCGCTCGCGTGCGCCGAGGCCGCGGCGTCGTACGACGACGACGGGATCGGCCAGGCGGAGTACCGCTCCACGGCGCACGTCCTGCTGGCGATGGTGCTCGCGGAGCTCGACCGCATGGACGAGGCGCACGCGGCGATCGCGGAGGGCGTGCGGATCGCGCTCGAGGAGGGCGACACCGGCCAGCTGGCGTGGTACCTCGCGTCCCAGGCGATGCTCCACTTCATCGACGGCGGCTGGGAGGCCGCCCGTGACGAGGCGCGCCGCTCGCTCGAGCGCGCCGAGGCCACCGGCGCCCTCGCCGCCCGGCCGCTCGCGTGGGGGATCGCGGCCTGCATCGAGGGCCTGCGCGGCAACGTCGGCGACGCCCGGGTGCTGATCGCGCGGGCACGCTCGCACCGGCTCGGCCCCGGCGGCGGGCTGGGAGAGGAGTGGGTCGCGCTGGCGGTCGCCGCGACGAGCGCGGACGACGACGAGCGCTACGACGCGCTGTGCGAGGCGTGGTTCCGGTTGCGGGGGATGCCCAGCTTCCTCGCCTGGAAGGTCTTCGCCCACCCGCTCGTCGCCCTCGCCGTGCAGCGCGGGGACCGGGCCCTGGCGGAGGCGGTGAGCGCCCGGGTCGGCGCGGTGGCGGAGGCCGCTGGCACGGCGAGCGCCCGGGCCACGGCCCTGTGCTGCGCGGCCGCGCTCTCCGGCTCGGCGGCCGGCCTCGACGAGGGGCTGGCGCTGCTGCGCACCGCCGGCCGGCCGCTGCCGCTCGCCTTCGGGTGCGTCGCCGCGGCCCGCACCGCCCCCGACCCGGTACGACGGATGGCGGCCCTCCGGGAGGCGTCGGCCGTGTTCCACCGCTTGGGCGCCACCACGTGGAGCGCGGAGGTGGCTCGTGACCTGGTGCGGGTCTCCAGCGAGCCCGCGGCGGCACCGGCCCGGTCGGGTCCGTGGCACCTGCTGACGCCCGGCGAGCAGCGGGTGGTGCGCCTCGCGGTCGAGGGCCTGACCAACCAGCTGATCGCCGAGCGGCTGGGCGTCTCGCCGCGGACCGTGCAGGCCCAGCTCGCGTCCGCCTGCCGCAAGTGCGACGTCACCGGGCGGGTCCAGCTCGCGGGCCTGTTCGCGTAG
- a CDS encoding nuclear transport factor 2 family protein, with amino-acid sequence MDLQELSDRAEIADAITRYTLAVDEGDFDRLDTVFTPDAHIDYTESGGVADAYPVVKAWLAEALPGFSTHRIHMLGQLAFDFADSRDEAAVTAYFHNPMRIADGRGGERVVEVGGLYQHTFVRTDAGWRSRRLHEKVVWTRGF; translated from the coding sequence GTGGACCTGCAGGAGCTGAGCGACCGCGCGGAGATCGCCGACGCGATCACCCGCTACACCCTCGCCGTCGACGAGGGCGACTTCGACCGTCTCGACACCGTCTTCACTCCCGACGCGCACATCGACTACACCGAGAGCGGCGGCGTCGCCGACGCGTACCCGGTGGTGAAGGCGTGGCTCGCCGAGGCGCTCCCGGGCTTCTCGACGCACCGCATCCACATGCTCGGGCAGCTCGCCTTCGACTTCGCCGACTCGCGTGACGAGGCCGCCGTGACGGCGTACTTCCACAACCCGATGCGCATCGCCGACGGTCGCGGCGGTGAGCGCGTCGTCGAGGTCGGCGGCCTGTACCAGCACACGTTCGTGCGCACCGACGCCGGCTGGCGCTCGCGCCGGCTGCACGAGAAGGTCGTCTGGACGCGCGGTTTCTGA
- a CDS encoding nitroreductase family deazaflavin-dependent oxidoreductase has protein sequence MAATKPKPDGLDKPIVAKIIKYGARANVAVYRLTNGRIGAKWRIGAGWRKPVPVLLLDHVGRRSGTRFTTPLLYLADGEDLVVVASQGGLPKNPQWFHNLVASPDTTVAVPRERSRAVRARVAAPDERAALWPRLVDLYADFDNYQAWTDREIPVVVLEPR, from the coding sequence ATGGCAGCGACCAAGCCGAAGCCCGACGGCCTCGACAAGCCGATCGTCGCGAAGATCATCAAGTACGGCGCCCGGGCCAACGTCGCGGTCTACCGGCTCACCAACGGACGGATCGGCGCGAAGTGGCGGATCGGCGCGGGCTGGCGCAAGCCGGTCCCCGTCCTGCTGCTCGACCACGTGGGCCGCAGGAGCGGCACCCGGTTCACCACCCCGCTGCTCTACCTCGCCGACGGCGAGGACCTCGTGGTCGTCGCCTCGCAGGGCGGCCTGCCGAAGAACCCGCAGTGGTTCCACAACCTCGTCGCGAGCCCGGACACGACGGTCGCGGTGCCGCGCGAGCGCAGCCGGGCCGTGCGTGCGCGGGTCGCCGCGCCCGACGAGCGCGCCGCGCTGTGGCCCCGGCTCGTCGACCTCTACGCCGACTTCGACAACTACCAGGCGTGGACCGACCGGGAGATCCCGGTCGTCGTCCTCGAACCCCGCTAG
- a CDS encoding TIGR03619 family F420-dependent LLM class oxidoreductase, which yields MRFSFAEGMTQASYYAPLAQACEAAGYTSMTIADSLIYPQESDSKYPYTDTGDREFLLGKEFIETFILCAHLFAVTEKIRLTPFVLKLPIRPPVLVAKQASSLAFLSGNRLGLGVGLSPWPEDFAALGVPWERRGKRMDECIDILRGLTQPGDEPTFFGYHGEFFDIEPLQQCPAPTERIPLLVGGHSDAALRRAVRKGDGWMHAGGDGEELDRLLTRLAEIREEEGDTRDDFEVHVISYDAYTLDGIKRLEDKGVTDCIVGFRVPYIKGPDTEPLETKIKHLEQYAENIIAKANG from the coding sequence ATGCGCTTCTCCTTCGCCGAGGGCATGACCCAGGCCAGCTACTACGCCCCGCTCGCCCAGGCCTGCGAGGCCGCCGGCTACACCTCGATGACGATCGCGGACAGCCTGATCTACCCGCAGGAGTCCGACTCGAAGTACCCCTACACCGACACCGGGGACCGCGAGTTCCTGCTCGGCAAGGAGTTCATCGAGACCTTCATCCTCTGCGCGCACCTGTTCGCGGTCACCGAGAAGATCCGGCTCACGCCGTTCGTGCTCAAGCTCCCGATCCGCCCGCCGGTGCTCGTCGCCAAGCAGGCCTCGTCGCTCGCCTTCCTGTCGGGCAACCGGCTCGGTCTCGGCGTCGGCCTCTCGCCCTGGCCCGAGGACTTCGCCGCGCTCGGCGTCCCGTGGGAGCGGCGCGGCAAGCGGATGGACGAGTGCATCGACATCCTGCGCGGGCTCACCCAGCCCGGCGACGAGCCGACCTTCTTCGGCTACCACGGCGAGTTCTTCGACATCGAGCCGCTCCAGCAGTGCCCCGCCCCGACCGAGCGGATCCCGCTGCTCGTGGGCGGCCACTCGGACGCGGCCCTGCGCCGCGCCGTACGCAAGGGCGACGGGTGGATGCACGCCGGCGGCGACGGCGAGGAGCTCGACCGGCTGCTGACCCGTCTCGCCGAGATCCGCGAGGAGGAGGGCGACACCCGCGACGACTTCGAGGTGCACGTGATCTCTTACGACGCCTACACCCTCGACGGCATCAAGCGGCTCGAGGACAAGGGCGTCACCGACTGCATCGTCGGCTTCCGGGTCCCGTACATCAAGGGGCCCGACACCGAGCCGCTCGAGACGAAGATCAAGCACCTCGAGCAGTACGCCGAGAACATCATCGCGAAGGCCAACGGCTGA
- a CDS encoding aldo/keto reductase codes for MSTPRIELNDHTSIPQFGLGVWQVSPDDVERVVSDAFEIGYRHVDTAQMYGNEKGVGAAIAASGLARDDVYVTTKVNNNRHRPADAKDSARVSLEKLGLDRVDLLLIHWPLPTQYDGDFVSTWEALLELREEGLATSVGVSNFQPDHLDRIVAATGVVPVVNQVEVHPYFANEAARAATLRHGAHVEAWSPLGQGGGELTDPAVLAVAEAHGKTPAQVLLRWALDRGDIVFPKSLSKARLAENFDVFDFALTADEVAAIAALDKGEAGRQGPNPDTFDWIPA; via the coding sequence GTGAGCACTCCCCGGATCGAACTCAACGACCACACGTCCATCCCCCAGTTCGGCCTCGGCGTCTGGCAGGTGTCGCCGGACGACGTCGAGCGCGTCGTGTCCGACGCCTTCGAGATCGGCTACCGCCACGTCGACACCGCGCAGATGTACGGCAACGAGAAGGGCGTCGGCGCAGCCATCGCCGCCTCCGGGCTCGCCCGGGACGACGTCTACGTCACCACCAAGGTCAACAACAACCGGCACCGGCCCGCCGACGCGAAGGACTCCGCGCGCGTCTCGCTGGAGAAGCTCGGCCTCGACCGGGTCGACCTGCTGCTCATCCACTGGCCCCTGCCCACGCAGTACGACGGCGATTTCGTCTCCACGTGGGAGGCGCTGCTCGAGCTGAGGGAGGAGGGCCTGGCCACCTCGGTCGGCGTCTCCAACTTCCAGCCCGACCACCTCGACCGGATCGTCGCGGCCACCGGTGTGGTCCCCGTGGTCAACCAGGTCGAGGTGCACCCGTACTTCGCCAACGAGGCCGCGCGGGCGGCCACGCTGCGGCACGGCGCGCACGTCGAGGCGTGGTCGCCGCTCGGCCAGGGTGGTGGCGAGCTGACCGACCCCGCGGTGCTCGCGGTCGCCGAGGCGCACGGGAAGACCCCCGCCCAGGTGCTCCTGCGCTGGGCGCTCGACCGCGGCGACATCGTGTTCCCGAAGTCGCTCAGCAAGGCGCGCCTGGCGGAGAACTTCGACGTCTTCGACTTCGCCCTCACCGCTGACGAGGTCGCCGCGATCGCCGCGCTCGACAAGGGCGAGGCAGGTCGCCAGGGCCCGAACCCGGACACCTTCGACTGGATCCCCGCCTGA
- a CDS encoding SDR family oxidoreductase: MVDLLTDKVVVLSGVGPGLGRSLGEEAARMGADLVLASRTPKRLEKMAEVVRAHGRRALVVPTDITDEDQRKQLVEAALDEFGKVDCLINNAFGIPPMDPISTLDLEGLRNANETNVFAPLRLSALFADALAQTEDKVGGSIIMVNSCVIYSSQPEYSGYKLSKGTLEHLAQSLATELGPRGIRVNSVAPSYIYEDVNKAYFDWIAQESGRTHEEVYAEKAEPTDLKRLATPDEVARAALFLASDLASAVTGQMLNVDCGEFHA; this comes from the coding sequence ATGGTGGATCTGCTGACCGACAAGGTCGTCGTGCTGTCCGGTGTCGGCCCGGGACTGGGTCGCTCGCTCGGCGAGGAGGCCGCGAGGATGGGCGCCGACCTGGTGCTCGCCTCGCGCACGCCCAAGCGGCTGGAGAAGATGGCCGAGGTGGTGCGGGCGCACGGACGCCGCGCGCTCGTCGTACCGACGGACATCACGGACGAGGACCAGCGCAAGCAGCTGGTGGAGGCGGCGCTCGACGAGTTCGGCAAGGTCGACTGCCTCATCAACAACGCGTTCGGCATCCCGCCGATGGACCCGATCAGCACCCTCGACCTCGAGGGCCTGCGCAACGCCAACGAGACCAACGTCTTCGCGCCGCTGCGGCTCTCGGCCCTCTTCGCCGACGCGCTGGCGCAGACCGAGGACAAGGTCGGCGGCTCGATCATCATGGTCAACTCGTGCGTCATCTACAGCAGCCAGCCGGAGTACAGCGGCTACAAGCTGTCGAAGGGCACGCTCGAGCACCTCGCGCAGTCGCTGGCGACCGAGCTCGGCCCGCGCGGGATCCGGGTCAACAGCGTCGCGCCGTCGTACATCTACGAGGACGTCAACAAGGCCTACTTCGACTGGATCGCGCAGGAGTCCGGGCGGACCCACGAGGAGGTGTACGCCGAGAAGGCGGAGCCGACCGACCTCAAGCGGCTCGCCACCCCGGACGAGGTCGCGCGCGCCGCGCTCTTCCTCGCCTCCGACCTCGCCTCCGCGGTGACCGGACAGATGCTCAACGTCGACTGCGGCGAGTTCCACGCATGA
- a CDS encoding sulfotransferase family protein: MSERQRDDVGTFEDICAAATRTTGLTDFGFADAPGHEEAFRILVEDLGSPEAGLTGTGNYFMRSQVKSALVARLLTQARFTEFPQHADVVIERPIFVLGLPRTGTTALSRLLCADPAHQGLEMWLTEFPQPRPPRETWESDPIFNAMQAAFREHHVTNPEFMGIHYSDATEPEECWRVLRQTGKSIGFESLAHVPAYSSWLATQDWTDAYERHRQNLQLIGLNDQDKRWVLKNPSHLIALDALMEVYPDALVVMTQREPVTSVASACSLSAEATGGHSTTFVGETLGRDQLGHLTRQWHAFWQARSKYDESQFFDVDYRAFVQDPVGTVGAIYDAFGLTWSDAAQQEVRRLDEESRSGPRRPSHSYDLADYGLTEAEIRESFTR; the protein is encoded by the coding sequence ATGAGCGAGCGCCAGCGCGACGACGTCGGCACCTTCGAGGACATCTGCGCCGCCGCCACCCGCACCACCGGCCTGACCGACTTCGGCTTCGCCGACGCGCCCGGCCACGAGGAGGCCTTCCGGATCCTCGTCGAGGACCTGGGCTCCCCGGAGGCCGGGCTCACCGGTACCGGCAACTACTTCATGCGCTCGCAGGTGAAGAGCGCCCTCGTCGCCCGGTTGCTCACCCAGGCGCGGTTCACCGAGTTCCCGCAGCACGCCGACGTCGTCATCGAGCGGCCGATCTTCGTCCTGGGCCTCCCCCGCACCGGCACGACGGCGCTCAGCCGGCTGCTCTGCGCCGACCCGGCTCACCAGGGCCTCGAGATGTGGCTGACGGAGTTCCCCCAGCCGCGCCCCCCGCGCGAGACGTGGGAGTCGGACCCGATCTTCAACGCGATGCAGGCGGCCTTCCGCGAGCACCACGTCACGAACCCCGAGTTCATGGGGATCCACTACTCCGACGCCACCGAGCCCGAGGAGTGCTGGCGGGTGCTGCGGCAGACCGGGAAGTCGATCGGCTTCGAGTCGCTGGCCCACGTGCCGGCGTACTCCTCCTGGCTGGCGACCCAGGACTGGACCGACGCCTACGAGCGGCACCGGCAGAACCTGCAGCTCATCGGGCTCAACGACCAGGACAAGCGCTGGGTGCTGAAGAACCCCTCGCACCTGATCGCGCTCGACGCGCTGATGGAGGTCTACCCGGACGCGCTCGTCGTGATGACCCAGCGCGAGCCGGTCACCTCCGTCGCGTCGGCCTGCTCGCTCTCCGCGGAGGCCACGGGCGGCCACTCGACGACCTTCGTCGGCGAGACCCTCGGCCGCGACCAGCTCGGCCACCTGACCCGCCAGTGGCACGCCTTCTGGCAGGCCCGCAGCAAGTACGACGAGAGCCAGTTCTTCGACGTCGACTACCGCGCCTTCGTCCAGGACCCCGTGGGCACCGTGGGCGCCATCTACGACGCCTTCGGGCTGACCTGGAGCGACGCGGCGCAGCAGGAGGTGCGCCGCCTCGACGAGGAGTCGCGCAGCGGCCCGCGCCGGCCGTCGCACAGCTACGACCTGGCCGACTACGGGCTGACCGAGGCGGAGATCCGGGAGTCCTTCACCCGCTGA
- a CDS encoding VOC family protein has translation MPIARNPQFVLDCPDPILLAEFYGAVLGWSPKIDPDGGWATVSSGDHHIHFQRVDDFRPPAWPGQEVPQQVHLDVDVDDLDEGEAVVVGLGATKHEHQPGTTFRVYLDPAGHPFCLCLA, from the coding sequence ATGCCCATCGCACGCAATCCCCAGTTCGTCCTCGACTGCCCCGACCCGATCCTCCTCGCGGAGTTCTACGGCGCGGTCCTCGGCTGGTCGCCCAAGATCGACCCCGACGGCGGCTGGGCCACGGTCTCCTCGGGGGACCACCACATCCACTTCCAGCGGGTCGACGACTTCCGACCACCGGCCTGGCCCGGCCAGGAGGTCCCGCAGCAGGTCCACCTCGACGTCGACGTCGACGACCTCGACGAGGGGGAGGCGGTCGTCGTCGGCCTCGGGGCGACCAAGCACGAGCACCAGCCGGGGACGACCTTCCGGGTCTACCTCGACCCGGCCGGTCACCCGTTCTGCCTCTGTTTGGCGTGA
- a CDS encoding cytochrome P450, whose translation MTIEAERTTPDTRDLTLRRFRHTSVVGGSNLPPVPMDALPPGPRWPAIVQTVALMRFRHQFHPWLHRRYGDAYTVNLIPGGRPLVLFTRPEVTKEIFAADPEVFHAGKGNAILGPIMGEHSLLLQDGGEHHRARKMLMPAFLGHALRGYRGMVAEVAAAEVDGWREGETFRALERMNSLTLEVILRVVFGVTDEKRLAQLRPAVNHTVEINPAILLGWAYPRLQKLGPWRRTVENQVDLDRLMYAEIRERRGASDLGDRTDVLSRLLAATDPEDPTSGLDDTELRDQLVTLLLAGHETTASALSWALVEVGRSPDLLARTQRAADEGDDAWLEAVLKESMRLHPIIPMVVRTLMKPATVGGWDLPAGATVGPSIIMSHQQESNFADPEVFRPERFLGGDAPALNVWIPFGGGVRRCIGAGFSLMEGVEVLREVFSRYDVSAVGHDVPKVRNITSVPRRGARIRVRRRRSV comes from the coding sequence GTGACGATCGAAGCCGAGCGCACCACCCCCGACACCCGCGACCTCACGCTGCGCCGGTTCCGGCACACCAGCGTCGTCGGCGGCAGCAACCTGCCGCCGGTCCCGATGGACGCGCTGCCGCCCGGTCCGCGTTGGCCCGCGATCGTCCAGACGGTGGCGCTGATGCGCTTCCGGCACCAGTTCCACCCGTGGCTGCACCGCAGGTACGGCGACGCCTACACCGTGAACCTGATCCCGGGCGGCCGGCCGCTGGTCCTCTTCACGCGGCCCGAGGTCACCAAGGAGATCTTCGCGGCCGACCCCGAGGTGTTCCACGCCGGCAAGGGCAACGCGATCCTCGGTCCGATCATGGGCGAGCACTCGCTGCTGCTCCAGGACGGGGGCGAGCACCACCGGGCCCGCAAGATGCTGATGCCCGCCTTCCTCGGCCACGCGCTGCGCGGCTACCGCGGCATGGTCGCCGAGGTCGCGGCCGCCGAGGTCGACGGCTGGCGCGAGGGGGAGACCTTCCGGGCGCTCGAGCGGATGAACTCCCTGACCCTCGAGGTCATCCTGCGCGTGGTCTTCGGCGTCACCGACGAGAAGCGGCTCGCGCAGCTGCGGCCGGCGGTCAACCACACCGTCGAGATCAACCCCGCGATCCTGCTCGGCTGGGCCTACCCGCGCCTGCAGAAGCTCGGCCCGTGGCGTCGTACGGTCGAGAACCAGGTCGACCTCGACCGGCTGATGTACGCCGAGATCCGCGAGCGGCGCGGCGCGAGCGACCTCGGCGACCGCACCGACGTGCTCTCGCGGCTGCTCGCGGCCACCGACCCCGAGGACCCGACGAGCGGCCTCGACGACACCGAGCTGCGCGACCAGCTGGTGACCCTGCTGCTCGCGGGCCACGAGACGACGGCGTCGGCCCTGTCGTGGGCCCTGGTCGAGGTCGGCCGCAGCCCGGACCTCCTCGCCCGCACGCAGCGCGCGGCCGACGAGGGCGACGACGCGTGGCTGGAGGCGGTGCTGAAGGAGTCGATGCGCCTCCACCCGATCATCCCGATGGTCGTGCGGACCCTGATGAAGCCGGCCACGGTCGGCGGCTGGGACCTGCCGGCCGGTGCGACCGTCGGGCCGTCGATCATCATGAGCCACCAGCAGGAGTCGAACTTCGCCGACCCCGAGGTCTTCCGGCCCGAGCGCTTCCTCGGCGGCGACGCGCCCGCGCTCAACGTGTGGATCCCCTTCGGCGGCGGCGTCCGGCGCTGCATCGGCGCCGGCTTCTCGCTGATGGAGGGCGTGGAGGTGCTGCGCGAGGTCTTCAGCCGGTACGACGTCAGCGCGGTCGGTCACGACGTGCCCAAGGTCCGCAACATCACCAGCGTGCCCCGGCGAGGCGCACGGATCCGGGTCCGCCGGCGCCGGTCGGTGTGA